Sequence from the Erythrolamprus reginae isolate rEryReg1 chromosome 2, rEryReg1.hap1, whole genome shotgun sequence genome:
AAAATATacgaaaaattgaagaaaaaagatggcgcccaTAGGACTGCCACCGGAGTGGTCCTGTGCAAATTGAGCAATCTGACAGCTACTACCAGTGTGCAGTTCACTACCTcattggtagcaacccactattgagtaccaacattttatttatttatttaattggatttatatgccgcccctctccgaggattcggggcggcttacaatacaTAACAATGAAGAACAATACAATAAGggttgtcatagggttcaaataagcaaacagaaaacaatattgatatagattgtaaggatacaagcaacaagttacagtcatgcagtcctaagtagGAGATGTgtaataggaacgatgagaaaaactaatagtaatgcagccttagtgaataatttgacagtggtgagggaaatactatttgtttagcagagtgatggcgtttgggggaattcttgtgtcttgttgtcttggtgtgcagtactctatagtgacgttttgagggtagttaTGAAGGCATTACAACCTCCTGTCCCACCCCCACCTGACATATCTAGTACCTTCCATTGTGAGCTGTTGGTCTTGTGTCTCAAAAACCAAATAAaacttaaaagaagaaaaaaactgaaTAATCTTACTTTCCATTGCTTCAAGCTTGTCATTTCTAAAGTGATACAATATATTGACCCTTTGTAGTAAGATACCATGCAAAAAAGTTAAACATAGTATAGAGGAGGCACtgttagtattttatttttacacaCCAGAAAAGCCCCAATTCACTAGATGAGTCTCTTTCAACATAGTAGCACATGGTATATTAAAAGTGATTTCTATAGAAGAACTAGGAGTGTAGGTTTATTTTATGCATGTTGCTTAGCAGGAATTAGCACGGAACTGACGAATGATTTCAAGGAAATGGTTGAATTCCATGGCTATCACAAGAGAAGAGCCTTCAGTGGTTTATATCTTGATTCCTGGCATGTTTGTTCTGAATAGTTGCAATAAGCATTATTGTGAATTTCTTGATTTGACATTTATTAAATTGCTTTAAAAATCAACATAATAAATTGTCTagtcattagattagatttagattagatttattggatttatatgcggcccctctccgtagactcggggtggctcacaacaatggtaaacaaaacatagtaacaaatctaatatttcgcaatctaaattacagttttaagttttttaaaaaatccaaaagacccccaatatataaaagacaagcacacaatcgaatcatacacaaaaactacatgggcaagggggagatgtttcaattcccccatgcctgacggcagaggtgggtcttaaggaatttctgaaaggcaaggagggtgggggcaatcctaatctctggggggagctggttccagagggtcggagccaccacagagaaggctcttcccctgggtcccaccagacgacattgtttagtcaacgggtcctggagaaggccaactctgtgggacctaaccagtcgctgggattcatgcggcagaaggcgatcccggagataacctggcccgatgccatgaagggctttataggtcataaccaacactttgaattgtgaccggaaactgatcggcaaccaatgcagactgcggagtgttggagtaacatttagagaagcccatgattgctctcgcagctgcattctgcacgatctgaagtttccgaacattcttcaaaggtagccccatgtagagagcattacagtagtcgagccttgaggtgatgagggcatgagtgactgtgagcaatgactcccaatCCAGATAAGATACATCCACATATCCATGTTTGCTCAATCTCAAATACATTCGTCTCTATGAATTCTCACTGAAAACAATTACAGCAGTTGTCATTTGAAAAATTCTGCCTGTCCAATAAAACTAGAAAGGAAATTTGAATAATTCTAGTTTCTCTTGCTTGGAGCTACACCTGCTGACTGCACAGATGTGAGGAAAGAGCAATTATAAAATTACAGTACAGGGCAAACTGTTTTTGAACACACCTCATAACTTGAATGAAGGTTTTGCATAGTGCATCTATAAAACCATACCAGCTGTGCTCTTCACTCTCAATTTTCTTGGCTCTATTGGGTGTGTGTGGAAATATTCACATACAGTGCAGCTAGGGTACTTACTGTTGTGGGGGGAAGTGTGCCATCTGCTGGATATTCATTTTATCACATTTCAAAGGCCATTAATCCCTTGTGCCCATTATAAATTTTCATGGTCAAGAAAAGTCAGGATGGTAatttatttttcggagtataagatgcatcagagtataagacgcaccttagttttggggaggaaaacaagggaaaaaaaccttctacctcccagcaatttgccaaacagcaaacagagcACAGAAGATATacagtttgctgtgtatttctgtgcgtgtgtgcctgacccaatagcaaagaattggagaaatgtacattgtggcagtatattaattccagaaagttttcttaaatgtaatcacacgactcctctcaattatttaaatagatctactccaaatatgaccaagtcaggatttaactcagctgccttatcttaatattaatacttaacaccaatacttaatactaaaacaggacatttcagattatacttttacagatctttaaaattgaaattgctttctctctgctatttaaaagaagacacAATAGCAcggggcctcttcagatcaagcatttattttaaaaaagcttcttcattttgttaagttgtctagaagtCTTCTAGCAGTCTttcaaaaataagtctaataatttgaacattctatagacatttatagttattgacttacctccttacagtaaaaaacaaatactgtaaccagtttcagcctttgcctctccctgcagcaatttgcctccaagcagctttagtttcactttcattttagcatgtgggctTGCCAACAGCCTTAATCAGCTGAGTATCTGAGGCTGATAATCAGTGACTTGTGCTAATTAGGCTCTGCTGCTCTTTGTCCCAAGGAAGTAAATttctggcaggcagagaccaaagagtggggatggctgggtggggctacattcggtgtaaaagatgcacccaagttttcactttCTTTGGGGGGCATAAAAAGGTGTGCATTATACTCCAAAAAAGTCCTTAGAAAAGCAGCCATTTCTAGTGTCACACCACAAACAAGATTCTTCAAAGGACACGTTTTGTTCCACCAACTTATTTATAAGCGAATCCAGGGGATTTTGAACAATATTTTGTGGAATACCAGGATTCCAAGAATATTTGATAAAGTTTTGTCAGAGATGAAGAGGAAAAATACTCACTTTAATGAAGCCAATTTTCCATAATTAAAACTTTACCACCTGAACTGAGGTTCcaggatattttttatttttaaacaggtTCTGTGGCCTGAAAAACTGGAAAACTCTTTGGTTAATTTGTTCAACTGAAAACCAAAAAGGAATCATATTGAATCGTCAAGTTGACATTTCTTGCAATGTAATTCGGTGCATAAACCATAATAATACAGCAATATCATGATGTCactgtgataatttgttgatgTCACACAGGAAAAGAAAATTCAAGGTTGCAAGGACAGAATTACATTGGGAAAATGGAAGGTAAGAAGTGTGATTATGGCTAAGCTCAACCCAGTGAAAGATTAAATGAAATGACCATAAATGGACATCTTAGACATCAGTGAAGTCAGATGGACTAAACTGTATGATCATAAGAATTGACATCAACGCAGtgttaaagaaataataaaagaatagaCACAAATTACTGTTACGGAGGAAGAGACTAATACTtttaatatatagtatatatgttGATGTGCCATTGACAGAAAATGACTGATCAGTGATAAAAATATTTGTTCTGAATGAGATTACATATTAAATGTTTCAGCGTATATTTTGGGAATATAGATCAAACCTTTATTTGTAATGCTCAAACATCAGACAAGAGCTACTATGGTGGAATGGTTACAATACTGAACCAGAAGCTGGAAAATGCATATTCAATCATGAAAGTCATTGTGTCTCAGCCCAATCTATTGTAAAGGCTTGTGATTGGAAAAATATAAAGCAGAATAGAAGTCCaagaaataaatacagtacaccaTCAAGCCTCATGGAAATAATTTTTTGGGTAGAGTATTTGAGGACTATGTGGAATAATGGTGTGTGCTTCTATTCAAAAACCAGGaaagaaaaaccccaaccccATGATGATAGAGAAGAGTACTTTTGCAAGAAGTGACAGTGACAAAATTAAAGCAAGATCTGAGGCAAAAGGCACGTAAATGGCATATAAAAATGATTCTAAAACCTTCCCCTCAGAACCCCCCACCCAGCAAATCATCCAATCACAATGCACCAAGATGTCATGTGGGCACATCTCTAGATTGGGCTTCCACATCTTGTCTGCCGAAACCGTTGACCTTGAGTAGGCTGTAAACATGTCCAACCAGCTTGGCCATATGtgatgagaactttcctccctaaGCCCCTACTCGGACACAAGAAAAGACATCTCCAGCGCAGGTCCCTCTCCCTCCCAAATATGtaacctcctcctccccccatttCTATGGCAGTCGAAGCAAGTAGGAAGTATGGAGGCTGACATCTGCTATTGTAAACCATGGATCAAATTAACCCACGATTTACTGTTGGGTAAACCTCCaacatttttattgtttataaaaCTAATCCTGTCCCTTACATTTACTACTTAGTAAAGGATAAATTTACATAAATTACATAAAATATATTGCTAGAAAAAAATTGGCTGAAAGTCctctgaaaaatatatttattgctagcttttgggggggaggcaaggGAGAAAGGATTACAGTATatcataaataatttttaataaaatcttATATCTGGCAAAAGTAGTTGGCGTGCATGAAAATTGCTAGTTATATAACACATGTACATCTCTGTGTTTTGTCTTAACAGTGATTATGTTTCAATTCTGCATTGATTTTTAGATAGTTGCCAATGTCAGGCTAAATAAAACACTAAATACACATATTATatacattttgcattttttgcagTTTTTCTTTATTCCATCATAAATAATCTTATAACATTAAAGCTGGACAATCTCTCATTTTCTATAATTCTTCAGAACAGCTTTAACCAATATTTCTCAACTAGAACTCCTGGTGGCACCAAGGAGCATTATAAGCAATCCTCTGTTTAcaagcacaattgagcccaacattttagTTGTTAAGCAATGCAGTAGTTAAGTGAGTCACATCCCACATTATGACCTTTTTTGGCACAGTTGTCAAGCAAATATAGccattgctaagtgaatctgatggttattaaatgaatctggcttttcccattgactttgcttgttggaagcatgatcacatgatctggggacaatgcaactgtcataaatacatgccagttgccaagtacccaAATTTTGATGATGTAATCATGGTGATGGCATTTAATTATATTGTTAATTTTGTTGTATGACAATAAAGCAAACTAATGCTGCAACAATTGTAAGTATGAAAATTGGTCATAAGTGCTTTTTCCAATGcatttgtaattttgaatggtcactaaacaaatggttgtaaatcaaagactacatGTATTGTTGTTGACTTCTGTTTAACTATATGTTAACAACACTTGAATGATTATAATTTTACCACTTCTGCATTATATAATTAATCTTTCCTTTTCTGAACTCTTGAGATCAAACTGAGCAAAAGTGCAAAAACCATCATCTGAAACCCATTAGTTGGGTGTAACACTGATTATTCTGTTGCATTGCACCTTAACAAAATACTGCAGAAAAAAATTGCAGTTAACTTTTAATTCAAGATTAGTGGGATGTCAAGTATAGAAATAAAGATTACCCATAGTTTACCAGGAAATTAATTCTCTAAACACTTTTTCCTCAGCGTCTAGTTTACAGACTTCAGAACAACATTCATGCCAATTTGGCTTCCAAGAAAGCAATTATAAATTaaagtttgcatttttattttgatctgtGGTCTTGTTTTAATTAAACACTGAAGAAGCAAAAGGACATTAATTGTTATCCATATGTTTCAATCATTAACGCAAAACAGTTAAATTTTAAGTGGGATAGTGTGATTGAAATAAAGTCACAGACTCCATAAACATTACTTTGGTTCAGCAGGTTTAATGAGTTGTTTTCTTGTTATTTTGTCTTTAGCACAATATTAAGTTTGAAGGCTTTTTTGTTTTGGTGTGTAAAAATGTATTCTGGAACTACtcctgttttattaatttcatagtAACCTCATTATATATCGCTTGTCTTGGCAGATGTATTTTTCTTCTAAAAATTCATACGTCAACAATCCGATATCTGCAGGTAAAATCTACTGTTTCAACTCCAGCAAGCTGCAAAACATTATTAATGGGGATATGGTCCAACCTGTTTTGGTCCAGGTGCACAAAGTGAATCTCATCACCTGGAATAAATGGGAAACAAATATTAGCCCTTTCGTCTTCAAAGgtttagcagcagcagcagcaggttaTCTAgcccaggagtctccaaccttggcaactttaagacttgtggacttcaactcccagaattcctcaaccagcaggaattctgggagttgaagtccaaaagtcttaaagttgccaaggttggagacccctgatttagccaATATGGACTAGTTCTCAACATGCAACCAtaacattcaaaattacaacagcactacaAAAAGTGATGATGGGTTTTCACATTTACAATCATTGAGTgtgcccatggtcatgtgatcaaaatttgagcaCTTTGCAATTCACATGTACTTATGAGAATTgcactgtcctggggtcatgtattCCACATCTTTAACCTTTCCAGCTCGTTTccaagaaacaaaaaataaataaatgaaataaaataaaaatgggggattcatttaacaacccatTATGCTTTTAATTGTTAAATGAACAATTCTCCTGATTTGCTTAGCAAGTGTGCCAAAAAGGACGTAAAATGGGgtctgactcacttaacaactgccttgcttatcaATGGAAATTTTGAACTCAAGTatagttataagttgaggactacctgtatattcccTGAGCACTGCAGCTGAACAAAATATCCTTTTCATCAAGAAATCCTATCATTACACTTTGGAATAAGGATagaaaggaactgttgctgcatcAGTATAAAGATAATTGAATTGATTtgataaaaaaacattaaaaaaaaataaaactgtcaagagttttattttttcatcattagttgggggaaagatcaaaagcaacatgagaaaatattattttactgaaagagtagtagatccacagtaactgaatttaaacatgcctggaataaacatatatccaccctaagataaaatacaggaaatagtataaggacagactagatggaccatgaggtctttttctgccgtcagtcttctatatttctatctaataACTGGTGATATGTAATCTTCTTGTGTatgtacacagacacacacatacacaaagagaaagagacaaagagagagagagcttatTTGTCACTGCCTTCTTCTGgaccttttatttttaattcccttTTTTAGCCTACAGGCTAAGTGGTTCCTAGTAGTCTCATATCCAAATATTACCTAGATCATAGTCTGCTTAGATTTTTAAGATCAGCAAGATCATTTATGTCCTGTCACCTATTTGGCTAGTGACCAAGAATAAAAGTAGATGGATGAAAATTCATCAGTCAAGTCAGGAAGAGAACTGTGCCCATGTGGTATGCAAactcagaaaaaaacaatttattaGGCAGAGGCCTACCGCCACTATGAACCTCTCTGTATTACAAGCGTTTTATTCAAATATAATAACCAGATTCGTTCTATAGCAACTCATTAGGTAAGAAAAAGCAAAATCGGTGGATGGACAGAAGAGTTCTCACAAGTGCAGTCTGGAATTGTTATGTTCCACAGGTGATCCAAGTTCAGCTTCCCCTTAAATTCCTTTAACTAGCGCCAATTTAGTGCTGATAAATAACTAAATTCCTGTGTATAGATTTGAGCAATAAATCTTCTTAACTGGCACTTCATATATGATCCCGATTCTTCGTACATGACAGGCCTTATACATGGTATGACCCAACTTTTTAATCAGGATTTAAACTCATAGGTTTCTGCTTTGATGACCCAGCCAACAAAAAACTCTAAATTGATAGTTACTTTACCTGGTCCTAAAATGAAAGTGCCTCCCTGCTGAGCTGGATCACCTTGAAAGTCAAATGCAGGGCTTGTCATTGCCCTCCACATGCTTTGAACGCTTCCTGATAGCAAACTGGATTTAACATGAGGGCTGTGCACTgaaaacaatagaagaagagGACGTTTGTTTGGCAAAAACAATACATTAGCTCTATTGTCAATAGGCTACAGACCTCTGTGCATTCCAGGAAGATCAGAACTAAGGTAACTTCAAAGGAAAGGTATATGCTTTAGATCAGCAGCCCCCAACCTGTagggcaccagggaccagttctaTGGAGAGAGATTTTTCTGTGAACGGGAAAGGATATAGTTTTGCATGTTGCCTGCACTTTGTGGATTGGACTTTGCTTATTTGCAATGGCCTGGTTTCTGCCATGCCATGGCCCGGGGATTAAGAACACCTGCTTTAGATCAAAAGTACCTCGGATTCTCACCCAACATGAGAAACATTTCTACACAATTTTGCATTGTCTAGGTCTGGGTGTTACACTAGATTGCATCACATGATATATTGCGATGTATCACAACGATTTTTGCTTTTGCAGAACCAGGGGGCCGTGGCttgcatgtgacacatctggttTAAAGGCCACCAGTTAGACAGGCCTGGTGTAGGATATTCCACGGTTGGAGAATACATTCAGGTTGGTATCAAAATCAGGTGCAGCTTGGCAAAGCGACCAACTCCCAAGGGATGTGGTGCACTTTTCTTCAATTGATGCTTGCTATatagatcaatgtttctcaaccttggcagcttttaagatgggtggacttcaacttccagaattccctaactAACTTCGCTATAGGACAGACTAGACAATCACCTGACAGAGATGCTTTCATTTGGATTCCTGCATTGAGCAGCAGGTTATATAATGGCCAACATGACCCTTCCAATTCTATAATCAAATGAAAGTGGAATGGTATTCCTGcttttgtatgtatgtaaaacAAAGTATGGTACCTTGTACACTGAAAGTACAGTTTCAGTTTACATACTATTAGGTAAagatacagtggttctcaacttttctaatgccgcgaacccttaatacagtttgagaaacactggtttaagtgaAGATCATCCATTTGATTCACAGACCAAAACGGGCAGAGCTGCAGTTGTATAGTCCTCCTAGCAACCATCTTctactgcagtggttctcaacctttctaatgccacaaccccttaatacagttcctcaagttgtggtgacccccaatcacaagtctagcaccaattctcccaacagagctttaagatgattggcagggaggtcagggggacacccccactgtaaatgcctgattggtcggattgtaaaaatatgttccaaggcgccagaatagaagctttagttcctaacaccatgggaactttgtcttttcccacggtcttaggcgactcctgtgaaatggtcgttcgaccctcaAAGCGGTCCTAACccccaggttgggaaccactgtttagtAGTTTCTGATAATGAAAGTCAGTAACATAACCCACCTGCTGAGCTGGAGGATTCCCCTCTTTTCATgccaagaattttataaatttctcTCCGTGGATCTACATATATTTCATGAGGGTAACCTGTCAGATTACAAAATGGCTGCAAACAATATATGTTAAGTATCAATTTAATACCCAATGCAGTTCTATTTTTTGAAAGCAAATGGTGCAATCCTGTTAGCCTTGCCTTTAATTAAGTCCCATTACACTGAGCAGAATTTTCTGCCAATTAAACATATTTAATCTGGGCTTTGGCAGCTTTAAGCAAACATGATGGAAGTACCTCCTTCTAAAAAGAATGGAAATAATTTCCAGGAACTTGGAAAGAAGCCTCGAAAGCAGATTTAGTGTCCATCTTATTTAAGCAGTCTTATTTATATAGGGATATATGTGTGTAAATGTGTTCATAGGTGGACAAGCTTAGAGGTGCAAACACTGAAACAATAGAGCTGCATTTACAACCTCCTCAACAGAATAAACTGAATTTTCAATTACACTTACCTGAATGTGATAATGTGCTGATTGCCCAATAACCACAAGTCTAACATTTGCATCctaaagcaaaaaaacaacaacaaaaaatgatgTTAAAATTTTAACCAATAATTAACAACCCAGTCTTTGTGCCAAACTAAAAATGAGATTTGTGTAAATCTTTGAAGCAATTTTTGCTTTAACAAAGGATTAAAGCAACTTCATAAAATGTCATGCCTCTACTTTTAAATAACCAAGTGGAGCAGCTGTATTACTAAGCTACAGGAAATAAGCTCCTGTACATATGTAGCAGCCCTTTTCCCACTGAGAAAAGCATCAGAAGCACCTTTTAACAAAAAAGTACTTGGTCTCCACATCTACGCCCTGACAACATAGGGCAGATCAAGTTACTTTCTCAGTATGAAGCATTCTGTTTTATACACCAATACCAGAAACCTGGACTCCATAACAGCTGAGGCATCATGTAATTAGAGACCTAGTGCTTGCATTGCataatacgagggtcgcccagaaagcaatgcaccacattttttttctcggcctacagtaatggtacgaatgcaaaactttagatatacattatttgaattgtcaggagtgtgtgtgtaaattttgcatttctttagacagatagcgtagctgcagcagtgttttgaaatggcgtctgtaagtgatgtacgttacaagccgcgtgtcatca
This genomic interval carries:
- the PRXL2C gene encoding peroxiredoxin-like 2C isoform X2: MADPVTEQIGARADWQRGQETPAELAAAAQRSVEDAAGNRIPFGSLYKERKTIVIFLRHFLCYVCKEYVEDLGKIPKKVLQDANVRLVVIGQSAHYHIQPFCNLTGYPHEIYVDPRREIYKILGMKRGESSSSAGDEIHFVHLDQNRLDHIPINNVLQLAGVETVDFTCRYRIVDV
- the PRXL2C gene encoding peroxiredoxin-like 2C isoform X1, which gives rise to MADPVTEQIGARADWQRGQETPAELAAAAQRSVEDAAGNRIPFGSLYKERKTIVIFLRHFLCYVCKEYVEDLGKIPKKVLQDANVRLVVIGQSAHYHIQPFCNLTGYPHEIYVDPRREIYKILGMKRGESSSSAVHSPHVKSSLLSGSVQSMWRAMTSPAFDFQGDPAQQGGTFILGPGDEIHFVHLDQNRLDHIPINNVLQLAGVETVDFTCRYRIVDV
- the PRXL2C gene encoding peroxiredoxin-like 2C isoform X3 — translated: MAKSSHFLCYVCKEYVEDLGKIPKKVLQDANVRLVVIGQSAHYHIQPFCNLTGYPHEIYVDPRREIYKILGMKRGESSSSAVHSPHVKSSLLSGSVQSMWRAMTSPAFDFQGDPAQQGGTFILGPGDEIHFVHLDQNRLDHIPINNVLQLAGVETVDFTCRYRIVDV